A single window of Coffea eugenioides isolate CCC68of chromosome 7, Ceug_1.0, whole genome shotgun sequence DNA harbors:
- the LOC113777521 gene encoding uncharacterized protein LOC113777521 produces MGRNRVYRSLEEANAEKNRKKRDQRAAARQRRKNDAPSGVCTLAVTAFNIREPNTINQPNMSAGESSLGSDPVLPSTQNNAEQFPMENEQNVSSSIADSANEVSSTNIGIGQSPLRRKRRSVRRSVTDPLATIATEPTVLPDVPNCPYCHAKRFHHEPPGFCCSSGEIQLLSTEMPRELMLLYIEDSDQAVEFRRCVRSYNNMFAFTSIGIHSDKSLAANYNGVYTFRIQGQMYHYINALVPEDGVQARVHSFLGFLYWAFKQFWRLMP; encoded by the exons ATGGGTCGGAATAGAGTATATAGAAGTTTAGAAGAGGCTAATGCTGAGAAAAATCGAAAGAAACGCGACCAACGTGCTGCTGCTCGCCAAAGGAGAAAAAATGACGCGCCATCAGGAGTGTGTACGCTGGCTGTCACAGCTTTTAATATACGTGAACCAAATACTATTAATCAGCCAAATATGAGTGCTGGAGAATCTTCATTAGGCTCGGACCCAGTGCTGCCATCTACACAGAATAATGCAGAGCAATTTCCAATG gaaaatgaacaaaatgtATCTAGCTCTATTGCTGATAGTGCTAACGAGGTTTCATCAACTAATATAGGTATTGGTCAATCACCATTACGTAGAAAACGTCGATCTGTAAGACGCTCTGTTACTGATCCGTTAGCCACGATAGCTACTGAGCCCACAGTATTGCCTGATGTTCCAAATTGTCCGTACTGTCATGCAAAACGATTTCATCACGAACCGCCTGGTTTTTGCTGTTCCTCTGGTGAGATACAGCTATTATCTACTGAGATGCCGCGAGAGCTTATGTTATTATATATTGAAGATTCTGATCAGGCTGTCGAGTTTCGCAGATGCGTTAGAAGCTATAATAATATGTTTGCATTTACCTCGATTGGTATTCATTCTGATAAATCTTTGGCTGCAAATTATAATGGAGTTTATACATTTCGAATCCAAGGACAAATGTATCATTATATTAATGCGCTTGTTCCAGAGGATG GTGTCCAGGCGCGAGTTCATTCTTTTCTTGGCTTTCTTTACTGGGCGTTCAAGCAATTTTGGCG ATTAATGCCTTGA